The proteins below are encoded in one region of Aeromonas veronii:
- the glmU gene encoding bifunctional UDP-N-acetylglucosamine diphosphorylase/glucosamine-1-phosphate N-acetyltransferase GlmU has product MSLNVVILAAGKGTRMRSVLPKVLHPVANKPMVSHVIETARQIGAEQLHLVYGHGAELLKERIAAPDLNWVLQAQQLGTGHAVAQAIPFWQDEDDVLVLYGDTPLIQPETLQRLLAAKADDGMALLTVVLDNPTGYGRIVRENGLVVGIVEQKDANPEQLAIREVNTGVLVAKGAQLRSWLSRLDNKNAQGEFYLTDVIAMAHGDGCPIAAVHPDNAMEVEGANNRVQLAQLERSYQQMQAERLMIAGATLIDPARFDLRGTLEIGEEVVIDVNVIIEGKVKLGNHVHIGAGSVLKDCEIGDHSEVKPYSVIEGALVADQCSVGPFARLRPGAVLEQDAHVGNFVEMKKARLGVGSKCGHLTYLGDAEVGAKVNIGAGTITCNYDGVNKFQTIIEDDVFVGSDTQLVAPVRIGKGATLGAGSTITKDVAENELVITRVPQRHIKNWARPVKKK; this is encoded by the coding sequence ATGTCTCTCAACGTCGTGATCCTGGCTGCGGGTAAAGGTACTCGTATGCGTTCTGTCCTCCCCAAGGTGCTGCACCCCGTCGCCAACAAGCCCATGGTCTCCCATGTCATCGAGACCGCGCGCCAGATTGGTGCCGAGCAACTGCACCTGGTCTACGGCCACGGTGCCGAACTGCTCAAGGAGCGGATCGCCGCGCCGGACTTGAACTGGGTGCTGCAGGCGCAGCAGCTCGGGACCGGCCACGCCGTCGCCCAGGCCATCCCGTTCTGGCAGGATGAAGACGACGTGCTGGTACTGTACGGCGACACCCCGCTGATCCAGCCAGAGACGCTGCAGCGCCTGCTGGCCGCCAAGGCTGACGACGGCATGGCCCTGCTGACCGTGGTGCTGGACAACCCCACTGGCTATGGCCGCATCGTGCGGGAAAACGGCCTGGTGGTCGGCATCGTCGAGCAGAAGGATGCCAACCCCGAGCAGCTCGCCATCCGCGAGGTGAATACCGGTGTGCTGGTGGCCAAGGGCGCGCAGCTGCGCAGCTGGCTATCCCGGCTGGACAACAAGAATGCCCAGGGGGAGTTCTACCTCACCGACGTCATTGCCATGGCCCACGGCGATGGCTGCCCCATTGCCGCCGTCCACCCGGACAACGCCATGGAAGTGGAAGGGGCCAACAACCGGGTGCAACTGGCCCAGCTCGAGCGCAGCTACCAGCAGATGCAGGCCGAGCGCCTGATGATTGCCGGCGCCACCCTGATCGATCCGGCCCGTTTCGATCTGCGCGGTACTCTCGAGATCGGGGAAGAAGTGGTGATCGACGTGAACGTCATCATCGAAGGCAAGGTGAAGCTCGGCAACCACGTGCACATCGGTGCCGGCAGCGTGCTCAAGGATTGCGAGATTGGCGATCACAGCGAGGTGAAGCCTTACTCCGTCATCGAAGGGGCTCTGGTGGCGGATCAGTGCTCCGTAGGTCCCTTCGCCCGTCTGCGCCCCGGTGCCGTGCTGGAGCAGGATGCCCATGTCGGCAACTTCGTCGAGATGAAGAAGGCCCGGCTCGGGGTGGGCTCCAAGTGTGGTCATCTGACGTATCTGGGGGATGCCGAGGTTGGCGCCAAGGTGAACATCGGTGCCGGCACCATCACCTGCAATTACGATGGGGTGAACAAGTTCCAGACCATCATCGAGGATGACGTCTTCGTCGGCTCCGATACCCAGCTGGTGGCACCGGTGCGCATCGGCAAGGGGGCGACCCTGGGGGCGGGTTCCACCATCACCAAGGATGTGGCTGAGAATGAACTGGTCATCACCCGGGTGCCCCAGCGTCACATCAAGAACTGGGCTCGCCCGGTGAAGAAGAAGTGA
- a CDS encoding F0F1 ATP synthase subunit epsilon, with the protein MAEMISFHLDVVSAEGKLFSGRVQSAQVSGSEGELGLRHGHAPLLTAIKPGLVRLIKQNGSEEVLYISGGMLEVQPEAVTVLADTAIRANDLDEAKAQEAKRRAEERINSSHGDIDYAQASAELAKAMAQLRVIDIVKKNYR; encoded by the coding sequence ATGGCTGAGATGATCTCCTTTCACCTGGATGTGGTGAGCGCCGAAGGGAAACTGTTTTCCGGTAGGGTGCAATCTGCTCAGGTATCAGGCTCCGAAGGTGAGCTGGGTCTCCGCCACGGTCATGCTCCGCTGCTGACTGCCATCAAGCCGGGCCTGGTCCGCTTGATCAAGCAAAATGGTAGCGAAGAGGTGCTGTACATCTCCGGCGGCATGCTGGAAGTACAACCCGAAGCCGTGACCGTGCTGGCCGATACCGCCATTCGTGCCAACGACTTGGATGAGGCGAAAGCCCAGGAAGCCAAGCGTCGTGCCGAAGAGCGGATCAACAGCTCCCATGGTGATATCGACTACGCTCAGGCATCTGCCGAGCTGGCGAAAGCGATGGCCCAGTTGCGGGTTATCGATATCGTCAAAAAGAATTACCGCTAA
- the atpD gene encoding F0F1 ATP synthase subunit beta: MSNGFIVQIIGAVVDIEFPQDAVPQVYDALKVISEGQGQGLVLEVQQQIGGGVVRCITMGSSDGLRRGLEVVNSGKAIQVPVGTSTLGRIMNVLGDPIDEKGPIGEEERWSIHREAPSYEDQSNSTELLETGIKVIDLVCPFAKGGKVGLFGGAGVGKTVNMMELIRNIAIEHSGYSVFAGVGERTREGNDFYHEMMESNVLDKVSLVYGQMNEPPGNRLRVALTGLTMAEKFRDEGRDVLFFVDNIYRYTLAGTEVSALLGRMPSAVGYQPTLAEEMGVLQERITSTRTGSITSVQAVYVPADDLTDPSPATTFAHLDATVVLSRQIAALGIYPAVDPLDSTSRQLDPLVVGKEHYETARGVQTVLQRYKELKDIIAILGMDELSEEDKLTVARARKIERFLSQPFFVAEVFTGSSGKYVPLKETIRGFQGILKGEYDDLPEQAFYMVGSIDEVVEKSKKL; the protein is encoded by the coding sequence ATGAGTAACGGTTTCATCGTCCAAATCATCGGCGCTGTAGTGGACATCGAGTTCCCGCAAGACGCCGTGCCCCAGGTGTACGATGCACTGAAAGTCATCAGCGAAGGCCAAGGCCAGGGTCTGGTACTGGAAGTTCAGCAACAGATCGGCGGCGGCGTCGTTCGTTGCATCACCATGGGTTCCTCCGACGGTCTGCGTCGTGGGTTGGAAGTAGTTAACAGCGGCAAGGCCATCCAGGTACCGGTCGGTACCTCGACCCTGGGTCGTATCATGAACGTACTGGGCGACCCCATCGATGAGAAGGGTCCGATCGGCGAAGAAGAGCGTTGGTCCATCCACCGCGAAGCCCCCAGCTACGAAGATCAGTCCAACAGCACCGAGCTGCTGGAGACCGGCATCAAGGTTATCGACCTGGTATGTCCGTTCGCCAAGGGTGGTAAGGTCGGTCTGTTCGGTGGTGCCGGTGTAGGCAAGACCGTCAACATGATGGAGCTGATCCGTAACATCGCCATCGAGCACAGCGGTTATTCTGTGTTCGCCGGTGTGGGTGAGCGTACCCGTGAGGGTAACGACTTCTACCACGAGATGATGGAGTCCAACGTACTGGACAAAGTATCTCTGGTTTACGGTCAGATGAACGAGCCGCCCGGAAACCGTCTGCGCGTGGCGCTGACCGGTCTGACCATGGCCGAGAAGTTCCGTGACGAAGGTCGTGACGTACTGTTCTTCGTGGACAACATCTACCGTTACACCCTGGCCGGTACTGAAGTATCCGCACTGCTGGGCCGTATGCCCTCCGCAGTAGGTTACCAGCCGACCCTGGCCGAGGAGATGGGTGTTCTGCAGGAACGTATCACCTCCACCCGGACCGGTTCCATCACCTCCGTACAGGCCGTTTACGTCCCTGCGGATGACTTGACCGACCCGTCTCCGGCGACCACCTTCGCCCACCTGGATGCGACCGTCGTACTGTCCCGTCAGATCGCGGCACTGGGTATCTACCCGGCCGTTGACCCGCTGGATTCCACCTCCCGTCAGCTGGATCCGCTGGTGGTAGGCAAGGAGCACTACGAGACCGCTCGTGGTGTCCAGACCGTACTGCAGCGCTACAAGGAGCTGAAGGACATCATCGCCATCCTGGGTATGGATGAACTGTCAGAAGAAGACAAACTGACCGTAGCCCGTGCCCGTAAGATCGAGCGTTTCCTGTCCCAGCCGTTCTTCGTGGCTGAAGTATTTACCGGTTCTTCTGGCAAATACGTGCCGCTGAAAGAGACCATCCGTGGTTTCCAGGGCATCCTGAAAGGCGAGTACGACGATCTGCCCGAGCAGGCGTTTTACATGGTTGGTAGCATCGACGAAGTCGTCGAGAAATCCAAGAAACTGTAA
- the creD gene encoding cell envelope integrity protein CreD — protein sequence MVKQILTHKVVMLLLLSLLLMIPVHSIMELNRERQAYRSQAIHSIMASSSGPQRLIGPVLVQPYTRSVTVEQDGKRFVRTEQVYRYLLPEQLEVRASMEVTPRKLGIYQAQVYQTRLSLSGNLPTDLDDKPLVSSTQDARDGSDPSLIPGKPYLSLVLSDARGINSVPELQLGEARIPFAPGAQLGGTMAGIHAPLAALPTGNGRFHIELDLQGMNALDVVPLGQDSQFNLSGNWPHPNFIGDFLPGKRSLDQQGFEASWQTSWFATDMESRFSRLMEGSGGKLPSFSVSLVQPVDHYQLNERAAKYALLFIGLTFLSFFMFELLKGLRVHPIQYALVGMGLIVFYLVLLALTEHIGFAWAYLAAALASVALNGFYLSHVLGGARQGLGFAVLLGLVYSILFGLLQAEEIALLLGALLLFAVLALIMVLTRKLDWYQLTERPPQP from the coding sequence ATGGTCAAACAAATACTCACCCACAAGGTCGTCATGCTGCTGTTGCTCAGCCTGCTGCTGATGATCCCGGTACACTCCATCATGGAGCTGAACCGGGAGCGGCAGGCCTATCGCAGCCAGGCCATCCACAGCATCATGGCCAGCAGCAGCGGGCCGCAGCGACTGATAGGGCCTGTGCTGGTGCAACCCTATACCCGATCCGTCACCGTCGAGCAGGATGGCAAGCGCTTCGTGCGTACTGAGCAGGTCTATCGTTATCTGCTGCCGGAGCAGCTGGAGGTGCGGGCCAGCATGGAGGTCACTCCGCGCAAGCTCGGCATCTATCAGGCGCAGGTGTATCAGACCCGGCTCTCCCTCTCCGGCAATCTGCCCACGGATCTCGACGACAAGCCGCTGGTCAGCAGCACCCAGGACGCGCGCGACGGATCCGACCCCAGCCTGATCCCGGGCAAGCCCTACCTCAGCCTGGTGCTGTCCGATGCCCGCGGCATCAACAGCGTCCCCGAACTGCAACTGGGAGAGGCGCGCATCCCCTTCGCCCCCGGCGCCCAGCTGGGAGGCACCATGGCAGGCATCCATGCCCCGCTCGCGGCGCTACCCACCGGGAACGGTCGCTTCCATATCGAGCTGGATCTGCAGGGAATGAATGCGCTGGACGTCGTGCCCCTGGGTCAGGACAGCCAATTCAACCTGAGCGGCAACTGGCCGCATCCGAATTTCATCGGTGACTTCTTGCCGGGCAAGCGATCCCTCGATCAGCAGGGATTCGAGGCCAGCTGGCAGACCAGCTGGTTCGCCACCGACATGGAGAGCCGCTTCAGCCGTCTGATGGAGGGATCGGGAGGCAAGCTGCCGAGTTTCAGCGTCAGCCTGGTGCAGCCGGTGGATCACTATCAACTGAATGAGCGGGCCGCCAAGTATGCGCTGCTGTTCATCGGCCTCACCTTCCTCAGCTTCTTCATGTTCGAGCTGCTCAAGGGGCTCAGAGTGCATCCGATCCAGTACGCCCTGGTGGGCATGGGACTGATCGTCTTCTACCTGGTGCTGCTGGCGCTGACTGAACATATCGGCTTTGCCTGGGCCTATCTGGCCGCCGCCCTGGCCAGCGTCGCCCTCAACGGCTTTTATCTCAGTCATGTGCTGGGGGGAGCCCGACAGGGGCTGGGATTTGCAGTGCTATTAGGGCTGGTTTACAGCATATTGTTCGGATTATTGCAGGCAGAAGAGATAGCTCTGCTGCTCGGAGCCCTGCTGCTGTTCGCCGTACTGGCGCTGATCATGGTGCTGACCCGCAAGCTCGACTGGTACCAGCTGACGGAGCGCCCTCCGCAACCCTGA